Genomic DNA from Niallia circulans:
TAACTGTTGTTCAATTTCTGGTGTGTGCTGATGCTCATTTACTTTATAGATTTTAAGATTTTCATTCATTTCAGCAAGCATTGTTCCCCTTGAAGGTGTTCTGCCTGCACCAGAGATGCCTGACTTCGCATCGACGATGATACTATCCGGCTTAACAAGATCTTCTTTAATAACAGGAGCTAAGCCAAGCAATGTTGCTGTCGGATAACAGCCTGGATTTGATAACCAGTCTGCGGTTTTAATATTTTCCTTATTCCATTCCGAAAGACCGTAAACAAACTTGTTAACTACCTCTTGCGAAGCAGGCAGTTTTTTATACCATGTTTGATAATCATCCAAGTTACGGAGGCGCATATCCCCTGATAAATCAACGATCTTTATTCGTTTATCAGCAAACTCACTTATTAGCTTGCTTGATACACCAGATGGAGTAGCAAAAAAGACAATATCACAATTTGCTGCAATAGCCTCAGAATCTACCTTTTCTAATTTATTTTCGACAATACTATATAGATGAGGATATTCATTCCATACAGGAACTTCATCTCTTGTTGTATGGACAGAGTGAATAAAAAATTCAGGGTGATTTGCTAAAATCCTCATTAATTCAGCTCCGCCGTAGCCAGTTGTTCCAATAATTGCAGCTTTCATCATTTCCTCCTTCTACAAGAAATTCTGTATATTTAATCATTTTTATTTATAAATATTAATATTCGATTCTCTTATTATAAAAACTTAGCATTATAAAAGCAACCGTTTTTCAAAAAAGAATTAATTTTCTATTTTCTTTACTAATGATATGTATTAACGTGTTGTCTTGCCCACTTTTTTTGCAGATAAAAAAAACACCTCTTCCTCTGCGGAACAGGTGTTTCACTTCCTATTTAATATGTGTTAGCACTATCGTCAAGCAGGATTACTTGAACGCGCTCACTCTTTTTAAATCCATTAATGCCTCCTGGAAGGATTGTTAAGGCATTGGCGTTAGCAATACTGCTGACGATACTTGATTTATCGGTGCCGCTTGGTCCTGTATAAAGGACACCTTCTTTAAGGACAGCACGGCTTCTAATGAATCTGGTGAACGCATTTGCTGTTGGGAAATCCTCTGTTAGAATGGCTGAAGCTATCGTTAAATGTGGCTTTTCTGAGAACAACATCGTTCTGATGATTGGTCTTGTATAAAGCTCAAACCCGACAAAGCATGCTGACGGGTTTCCCGACAGCCCAAATAACAGCTTTCCAGCTAATACAGCGACTGTTGTTACACTTCCTGGACGCATCGCAATCTTGTTAAATAAAACTTCAGCCCCCAATTTCCGGTAAATATCTGGCAGAAGGTCATAATCTCCAACTGAAACTCCGCCCGTAGTCACCAAAATATCCACGGTTTCCAATGCTTTTTTCATAGCTTGATAGCTTTCATCCAGTACGTCTGCAAGCTTGCCGAAATAAACTGCTTCTGCTCCAGCTTGCTTTATTTGAGCCATTACCATATAGGCATTACTATTTCTAATTTTGCCTTCCTCTAGTTCCTCATGTACCTCCAGTAATTCACTTCCTGTCGCAAACACCCCAATTATCGGCTTTTTTGCAACTGGAACTTGTTCATAGCCAAATGTTGCAAGCAATGCTACAATTCCGGGGTTTATTTTTGTCCCCTTCTTAACAAGAACAGCACCTGCTTGTACATCCTCTCCTTTAAAGGAAAGGTTTTCTCCTTTGAATACCGGCTTGCTAATAGAAATATGTTTGTCTGCACGTTCTGATGTTTCCGTTACATCCTCGAGCATTACAACTGCATCACAGTCTGGCGGCAGCATTGCTCCTGTCATAATTCGAACAGCTTCCAACCTGCCAACGCTTTTCTTGCAAACATAGCCTGCACCTATTTCGTCAATCACTTTTAAACGGAGCGGTTTTTCTTTCGTACAGTCAGCCAATTCCTCTGATTTTACTGCATATCCATCATATGCAGACCTGTCAAACCTTGGAACATCATGGTCTGCTTTCAAATCTTCACTTAAGAAACGATCACAGCTGTCAAAGATTGAGACGAATTCCTGCTGTCCTTCCAGCTTATGCTCCATTACTTTCTGTACTGCATCTGCCACCGCCAGCGGTGTTCTTCTTTCAACCATTACAACCCCTCTTCTCTACCCGCCGATATAGGACATCTCTATTTTACTTTTACTTCTGCTTGTTTCTTCTGTCCGCAAATCAGAATATCTGTCGGTACGATTTTGCCAAATTCC
This window encodes:
- the glp gene encoding gephyrin-like molybdotransferase Glp — its product is MVERRTPLAVADAVQKVMEHKLEGQQEFVSIFDSCDRFLSEDLKADHDVPRFDRSAYDGYAVKSEELADCTKEKPLRLKVIDEIGAGYVCKKSVGRLEAVRIMTGAMLPPDCDAVVMLEDVTETSERADKHISISKPVFKGENLSFKGEDVQAGAVLVKKGTKINPGIVALLATFGYEQVPVAKKPIIGVFATGSELLEVHEELEEGKIRNSNAYMVMAQIKQAGAEAVYFGKLADVLDESYQAMKKALETVDILVTTGGVSVGDYDLLPDIYRKLGAEVLFNKIAMRPGSVTTVAVLAGKLLFGLSGNPSACFVGFELYTRPIIRTMLFSEKPHLTIASAILTEDFPTANAFTRFIRSRAVLKEGVLYTGPSGTDKSSIVSSIANANALTILPGGINGFKKSERVQVILLDDSANTY
- the argC gene encoding N-acetyl-gamma-glutamyl-phosphate reductase; translated protein: MKAAIIGTTGYGGAELMRILANHPEFFIHSVHTTRDEVPVWNEYPHLYSIVENKLEKVDSEAIAANCDIVFFATPSGVSSKLISEFADKRIKIVDLSGDMRLRNLDDYQTWYKKLPASQEVVNKFVYGLSEWNKENIKTADWLSNPGCYPTATLLGLAPVIKEDLVKPDSIIVDAKSGISGAGRTPSRGTMLAEMNENLKIYKVNEHQHTPEIEQQLTDWNASIGPVTFSTHLLPVNRGIMATIYASLQKESTIEQVHALFMDAYKDKPFVRVRPIGNFPSIKEVNGSNYCDIGLQLDERTGRLTIIATIDNLMKGAAGQAVQNANIMFGIDECTGLNFVPMYP